A genomic region of Metopolophium dirhodum isolate CAU chromosome 1, ASM1992520v1, whole genome shotgun sequence contains the following coding sequences:
- the LOC132935696 gene encoding probable lysine-specific demethylase 4B — protein sequence METIMKHITRIYFEVKKLPRNSGKGIMSTEQNIMVFRPTWAEFQNFNKFVKYMESQGAHKAGIAKVVPPREWIPRRNSYLSDDIMNMNIPAPQYQNVTGRLGAYQQLNIIKPNNSMTVEVFKKLAESRKYKTPSFVDYADLERKYWKTIMYNGCPLYGADVSGSITDKDVNVWNINKLGTILDFVDRDYGLRIEGVNTAYLYFGMWKTSFPWHTEDMDLYSINYIHYGSPKSWYAIPPAQGRRFERLASSYFPDDSSTCSSFLRHKMYLISPTILKTHGIQFNKITQEPGEFIITFPYGYHAGYNNGFNIAESTNFASPRWIEYGKRSKLCSCRNDNIKIDMTTFVKRFQPERFDLWSKGNDVGYHPEDPTRAFAAPL from the exons ATGGAAACGATAATGAAACACATTACTAGaatatattttgaagttaaaaagttaCCTCGTAATTCGGGTAAAG GTATAATGAGCACAGAACAGAATATTATGGTCTTTCGGCCAACCTGGGccgaatttcaaaattttaataaatttgtaaaatacatGGAATCCCAAGGTGCGCATAAAGCAGGCATTGCAAAA gttGTTCCACCGCGAGAATGGATTCCTAGGAGAAATTCATATTTAAGTGACGATATCATGAATATGAATATTCCAGCTCCACAGTACcaa aATGTCACAGGTAGACTGGGAGCTTACCAACAACTTAACATAATCAAACCAAATAATTCCATGACAGTGGAGGTATTTAAAAAACTGGCCGAGTCCCGAAAATATAAGACACCTAGTTTTGTTGATTATGCTGACCTCGAAAGAAAATATTGGAAAACCATTATGTACAATGGATGTCCATTGTATGGTGCAGATGTATCGGGATCCATTACAGATAAGGATGTAAAT gTATGGAATATCAACAAACTAGGTACAATTTTGGACTTTGTTGACCGGGATTATGGATTAAGAATTGAGGGGGTTAATACGGCTTATCTTTATTTTGGCATGTGGAAAACATCATTTCCTTGGCATACTGAAGACATGGATCTAtacagtataaactatattcATTACGGAAGTCCAAAGTcatg gtacgcAATACCACCAGCACAGGGACGGCGTTTTGAAAGACTAGCTAGTTCATATTTTCCAGATGATTCTTCAACATGTTCATCATTTCTGagacataaaatgtatttgatatcgcctacaatattaaaaacacatggCATTCAATTCAATAAA ataacaCAGGAGCCAGgagaatttattataacttttccGTATGGATACCATGCCGGTTATAATAACGGATTCAACATTGCGGAGTCCACAAACTTTGCCTCACCCCGCTGGATAGAGTACGGGAAACGGTCGAAGCTCTGCAGTTGTCGAAATGACAACATTAAAATCGATATGACAACCTTTGTGAAACGCTTCCAGCCTGAAAGGTTTGATTTGTGGAGTAAAGGGAATGATGTTGGTTACCATCCAGAAGATCCTACCCGAGCGTTTGCAGCAcctttgtaa